The sequence CTCCAAGGTCCCGCGCAGCACTCAACGGGAATACGTGACGGACATATCGCGCCGGTTTCTGACCGGATTTTCGCGGGGTCCGCTACTCCCCGCTCGCCGCCTTGCGCTTCGCGGTCCTGGCCTTGGCGTGGGCCTTGTCGAAGCCTTCGTAGAAGCGCACGGCCTGCTCACCCACCATCTGGATGTGCTGGTTGTTGAGGTACGCGGTGATGGGCGCCGCGACCAGCGGCATCGCGCGGCCCAGCGTCGACATGCCGCCCTTCGTGAGCAGCAGCGCCGCCAGCTTCCCCAGCACCTTGGGCCCGGAGCGGTGCAGCGGCCCCAGCCCGTTGGCGTAGCCGAACAGGTCCAGCAGCTCCCCGCGCGCGCGGTCCGTCTTGAGGTTCGCCTTGTAGAGCGTGGCCACGTCCGTGAGCAGGATGAGCTGCAGGTATGCCATGAACGTCAGGTCCGCCGGCAGCGACACGAGCCCGAACACGCCGCTCACGCCGCCCACCATGCTGGCCAGGCTCTTCTTCTCATCCACCAGCCGCTGCGCCAGCTCCTTGGTCGTCGCGGACGGGTAGCGCTTCTCCAGCGCCGCCACGCGCACGCGCGCCCGGCCAATCTCCCCCTGGATGAGGTCCGACAGGCGCAGCGCCCCCAGCTTCTTCAGCTCCGCGGGGGTCAGCTTCTTCATGAAGCCCAGCCGCTCCGTCACGCTGTCGTAGAAGGCCATGTCCTCCTCCTTTGGGCCGCGATGCGCGCGGCCGTCGTCTCTAGTAACCCCGTTCCGCCAGGTACAGGTCCACGAGCGCGCCTTCTTCGTACCAGGCGTGTCGCATCTCTGACTTGAACCACCGCGAGTCCGGACGCGCCGAGCGCACCTCCAGCTTCACCCGGTTGGGCCCCGTGTCGATGACCGCCGCGCGCGCCTTGCACGCCGGGCCGGGGTCCTCGCCGAAGCCGCCCTCCAGGCACACCTCGTCCCCCACCGCCAGGCGCCGGGCGTACTCACTGGCCAGGTAGAGGGCGTCGTCACAGCCGCCGCGCACGGAGGACTTTCCCAGCGCCGCGCAGCGGTCCTGCGTGGGCGCGCGGATGACGGGCACGTTGGAGCTGATCGCATCCTCGTCGTTGGGGTCGCGCTGATACGGGCCCACCTGCTTGCAGCCCGCCACCGCCACCAGGGCCGTCAGGCCCACCCACGTCCACCTCATCGCGTCATCGCCTCCGGGACGCGCGCCGCCGCGCACCCGCGCCTGCAAGGAAAGGGCGGGAAGCATGGCAGACAGGGCAGGGGGCGGCAAAAGGTGCCGCCGGGGGTCTACAGCGTCCCTTACGCGATACGGCGCGCGGGCCCGGGGATTTCCTCGGTGACGCCAGGGACAGCCCGGTTCTTGCCGTCCACGAAGACGACGGTGGGCTTCCAGTGGGCGACCTCCGCCTCCTCGACCTCCGCGAAGGTGGCGAGGATGACCAGGTCGCCCGGCTGGTTGAGGTGCGCCGCCGCGCCGTTGATGCAGATGACACCGCTGCCGGACTCGCCCTCCAGGGCGTAGGTCTCCAGGCGGGTGCCGCGCGTGACGTTCCACACCGCGACCTTCTCGAAGGGCAGGATGTCCGCCGCCTTGAGCAGGTCCTTGTCGATGGTCACCGAACCCTCGTAGTCGAGGTCGGCCTGGGTCACCGTCGCGCGGTGGATCTTGGACTTGAAGAGGATGCGGCGCATGGGGGGCCCTCGGGAAGCGGCGCAACCGTAACGGCTCCCCTGCCCGGGGACAACATCCCCGGTGTCCCACGCACCGCCCGCCTCCCTGCACGCCCTCCTACTTCGTGAAATTCACGAACTGGCTCAGGTTCAGGGGCACGGACTGCGCGTCCGACGTCAGGTTGCCCGTCAGGCTCACCTGCGCGTTGCCGCCCGAGCGGAGCGCCATGGCCGCGGACGCGGCGCTCGCGAAGTTGATGGTGAGCGGCAGCGTCACCTGCTTGGTCCCGCTGCCGTCCAGCATGCCCAGGTTGCCCGTGGACAGGTTGCCCACGTTGGCGCCCGCCACCTTGAGCGCTCCGGTGATGCCCGCCACCGGCAGGGGGAAGGCGTTGCGGTTGGTGATGGCCAGGGGGAACTCCACCGTGGCTCCGCTGATGGTGATGTTGGTGATGCGCGGCGACTGGAACTGCACCTGGGGAATCTTGGGGACGGGGAACGTGCCCTCCTTCTCCAGGGGGAACTTCAGCACGCCCAGCGGCGTCTGGATGCCCAGCGAGCCCTGCGCCTTGAAGGCCGCCGCGTCCTTGTTGAGGAACGTGGTCACCACCGGCGCGATGTCCGCGAACTTCACGTTGGCGGGGAAGACAATCTGGCTCTTGCCGTTGGACTTGAGGTTCAGGCCCTCGCGGGGCTTGCCGGCCACCAGCTGCTTGCCCTCCACGAAGAAGGCGTAGTCCACCGACGCCAGCTTCAGGCCCAGGCTGTTGGGGTTGTCCAGTTCATACACCAGGTCGACCGTGGCGTCGGACAGGGAGGCGTTCGCCAGCCGGGCCGTCTTGAACTTCAACGTAGGCTTCTTGAAGGCCCCGTTGAGCAGGCTCTGCAGCGCTGCGCAGCCGGAGAGCGTGGTGAGCGAAAGGGCGAAGAGGACCAGGAACGCGCGTTTCTGTTTCTTCATGGGCATGGGCGTAGCAGAGGACGCCCCGCGTTCGCGCGGATTCAATCGCCGCGCGTGTCGGGGCTGTGGCGGGTGCACCTTCGGCACGCCAATGGTATGCGCCAGGAGGACTCCCCCGTGCTGGAGGTTGGCCCCTCGTGACAGGTGGTATCTTGTCTCACCCCCTCGCGCTGGCGGTGCTGGCGGCGCTGTCACTCACGGGCTGCTCCCAGGCCGGGTCCGGCGCTTCGGGGACGGCGCCCTCGCGGCAGATGGCCCTGAAGCCGTGCCGGCTGGACGGCGTGGCGGCGCAGACGCTGTGCGGCACGCTGGAGGTCTTCGAGGACCGGGCCGCGGCGAAGGGGCGGAAGATTCCCCTGCGCGTGGTGGTGGTGCCCGCGCTCGCGTCGCAGCCGAAGGAGGATCCGCTGTTCTTCCTCGCGGGCGGCCCCGGGCAGGCGGCGTCCCGCACGCGCATCCTGCCGGCGCTGGAGCGCATCCGGCGCCAGCGCGACATCGTGTTCGTGGACCAGCGCGGCACGGGGGACTCGCACCCGCTGGACTGCGAGGCGCTGAACCCGTCGCGCACGTCGCTGGCGGAGCGCTTCGAGGACCGCGAGGACGCGGACGTGATTCCCCAGTGCAGGAAGGGCTGGGACGCGGACGAGCGGCTCTACACGACGTCCATCGCGATGGACGACCTGGACGACGTGAGAGCGGCGCTGGGCTACCGGCAGGTGAACCTGTGGGGCATCTCGTACGGGACGCGCGCTGCGCTGGTGTACATGCGCCAGCACCCGGACCGCGTGCGCACCGCCATCCTGGATGGCGTGGCCCCCATGGGGCAGTACCTGCCGCTGTACGCCGCGCGCGACGGCCAGCGCGCCCTGGACCTGCTGCTGGACGCGTGCGCGAAGGACCCCGTCTGCGCGAAGGCGTACCCGGACCTGCGGGCGCGCACGGAAGCGCTGCTCACGAAGCTGGAGGCCGCGCCCGCGAAGGTGCGCCTGGCGCACCCGCGCACGGGCGTGATGGAGGACTTCACGCTCACCCGGCGCGTCTTCCTGTCGGAGCTGTTCTCGTTGCTCTACAGCCCGGACGTCGCGTCGCTGGTGCCGCTGATGCTGGACCGCGCCACCAGGGATGACTGGACGTCCTTCGTCGCGCTGTCGCTGGGGCTCACGGACGAGGTGGCCCGCACCACCAGCCGGGGCATGTTCCTGGCGGTGGTGTGCGCGGAGGACGCGCCCTTCTTCACGGAAGAAGATGCCGAGCGCGAGGCGAAGGGCACCTGGTTCGGCCCGCGCATGGCGCTGGACGTGAAGCGCGCGTGCGCGAAGTGGCCCCAGGCGAACGTGCCCAGGAGCTTCCGCGAGCCGGTGAAGTCGGACATCCCCACGCTGCTGCTGTCCGGCGAGCTGGACCCGGTGACGCCGCCGCCCTGGGGCGAGCAGGCGAAGGCGACGCTCACGCACAGCCTGCACGTGGTGGTGCCGGGGCTGGGGCACAACACGGTGGGCGCGGACTGTGCGCGCTCGCTGATGGCGGAGGTGCTCACGCGCGGCAGCGTGGAGGGCCTGACGCCGGACTGTGGCGCGGGCCTCAAGCGGCCGCCCTTCTTCACCTCCTTCGCTGGCCCCGTGCCGTAGGACTCCACGCGCCCATGATTGAAGCCAGGAACCTGCACAAGCGCTTCGGCTCCGTGACGGCCGTGCACGACGTGACCTTCACCGCGGAGGACGGCGTCATCACGGGCCTGCTCGGGCCCAACGGCGCGGGCAAGACGACGACGCTGCGCATGCTCTACACGCTGGTGCGCCCGGACGGCGGCACCGCCACCGTGGACGGCGTGGACGTGGCCCAGAAGCCGGAGGTGGCCCGTCGCGCGCTGGGCGTGCTGCCCGACGCGCGCGGCCTCTACCCGCGCCTCACCGCGCGCGAGCACGCGCGGTACTTCGGCGAGCTGCACGGGCTGTCCGGCGCCGCGCTGGACGCGCGCGTGGAGGAGCTGGTGGAGCTGCTGGACATGAAGGACATCGCGGACCGGCGCACGGAGGGCTTCAGCCAGGGCGAGCGCGTGAAGGTGGCGCTGGCGCGCGCGCTGGTGCACGGGCCTCGCAACGTGCTCCTGGACGAGCCCACCAACGGCCTGGACGTGATGGCCACGCGCTCCGTGCGCACGCTCCTGCGCAAGCTGAAGGCGCAGGGCTGCTGCGTGGTGTTCTCCAGCCACGTGATGCAGGAGGTGGCCGCGCTGTGTGACCGCATCGTGGTGGTGGCGCGCGGCCGGGTGGTGGCGGACGGGACGGCGGACGCGCTGCGCGCCTCCACCGGCAAGGACAGCCTGGAGGAAGCCTTCGTGAGCGTGATTGGCAGCGAGCAGGGGTTGCGCGAATGAGGGGCCAGGTCGGGACGGTGCTTCGCAAGGAGGTGCGTGACCACCTGCGCGACAGGCGCACGCTGGGCTCCGCCATCCTGTGGCCGCTGTTGGGCCCGCTGGTGTTCCTGGTGATGTTCAACGTGATGGCGTCCTGGTACCGGCAGGACCGGCCGCTGGAGATGCCCGTGGTGGGCCGCGAGCACGCGCCCAGCCTGATGGCCTTCCTGGAGCGCTACGGCGCGAAGTTGTCGGAGGCCCCCCAGGACTACGAGGCGCTGGTGCAGGCCGGGAAGCTGGACGTGGTGCTGGTGGTGCCGGAGGACTACGCGAAGTCCTTCGCGGACGGACACACCGCGGCGGTGCGGCTGGTGGTGGACAGCTCGCGCAACAAGGCCCGCCAGTCCGTGCAGCGCGCGCAGCGGATGCTGGGGGCGTACTCGCAGCAGACCGGCAGCCAGCGCCTGTTCGCGCGCGGCGTGTCCCCGGAGCTGGCGGTGCCCGTGCGCGTGGATGAGCTGGATTTGTCCACGCCCGAGCGCACCGCGGCCACGGTGCTCACCACCATCCCGCTGTTCCTGGTGATGGCGGCGTTCGCGGGCGGCATGCAGCTGGCCAGCGACACCATGGCGGGCGAGCGCGAGCGCGGCTCGCTGGAGCCCCTGCTGCTCAACCCCGCCCCACGCGGCGCGGTGGTGACGGGCAAGTGGCTGGCCACCTGCGCCATGGCGGCCACGGGCGTGCTGTTGTGTCTGGTGGGTTACTTCCTGGTGGTGAAGCGCGTGCCGCTGGAGGACCTGGGCGTGCGCGCCCGCTTCGACGCGCCGGCCGCGCTGGGCATGCTGGCCGCGGTGCTGCCGCTGGTGCTGGCCGCGTCCGCCGTGCAGATGTGGGTGTCCACCTATGCACGGTCGTTCAAGGAGGCGCAGACGTACCTGTCCCTCCTGATGGTGCTGCCCACACTGCCCGGGATGCTGCTGGCCCTGTCCCCCATCCAGACGCAGACGTGGATGTTCGCGGTGCCGGTGCTGGGGCAGGAGCTGCTCGCGGGCGAGGTGATGCGCGGCGAGTCGCTGGGGCCCGTGCCCTTCCTGCTCGCGCTCCTGTCCTGCGTGGCGGTGTCCGCGGTGGCGCTGCACTTCACCACGCGTCTGTTGACCCAGGAGCGCATCATCTTCGGCAGGAGCTAGCGGGCAGGCACGCGCGGCTCCCGGGCCGGGCCCCGAGTGTCTTCGGGGCGCCGCTTGGGCGCCGTGTTCGCGTGACAGCGCTGGCGAAGTGCCGTCCAATGTTTCGCGATGACGCTCGAGCGTGAACGAGAAGCCCTGCTGCCCTTCGCCCCGGCCTCGGTGGCCTCCACGGCAGGGGAACCGCGGTTCGGCACGTACCAGGGAGAGCTGCCGGAGGTGGACCTGCCCCGGCTGTTGGGGAAGTGGGCCCCGGGGCGCACCACGCGCCTGCTCAAGCGCAAGCGCTGGCACTACACCTTCGTCGCCACGCAGGAGGTGGCGGCCCTCTTCGCGGTGGTGGACCTGGGCTACACCGCCAACGCCTTCGCGGTGGCGGTGGACCTCCAGGAGAAGAAGCCGCTCTGCGACGTGAGCTTCCTGGGCGTGCCCGGGCCGCTCGCGGAGGTGAGCGACAAGCCGGGCGCGGGGCTCGTGGCGGCCTTCCGCACGCTGGGCGGGCGCATGTCCGTGAAGCGCGGCGAGTCCGACGAGCGCTATCAAGTCGAGGTGGACGTCAGCCGCATGCGCACGCAGTCGCTCCAGTCGTTCCAGTGGAACGGCGAGCTGCTGGTGGCGGGCGGCCCGCCGGCCCTCACCGTCATCGCGCCGGTGGAGGGCGACGGCCTGGTCAACGTCACCCAGAAGCGCAGCGGCCTGCTGGCCTTCGGCAGCCTGGAGGCGGGCGGCCGGCGCTTCCGGCTGGACGGCGGCGTGGGCGGCATGGACTACACGCAGGGCTACCTGGCGCGGCACACCGCCTGGCGCTGGGCCTTCGCGGCGGGACGGCTGGCGGACGGCACGCCCGTGGGACTCAACCTGGTGGAGGGCTTCAACGAGGGCACCTCCGAGGCCAACGAGAACGCCGTCTGGCTGGGGGACCGGCTCTACCCCGTGGGCCGCGCGCGCTTCGAATACGACGCGAAGGAGCTGCTGGACCCGTGGCGCCTGACGACCGCGGACGGCGCGGTGGACCTGCGCTTCAAGCCCATCTACGTGCACCGCGAGGAGCG comes from Corallococcus macrosporus and encodes:
- a CDS encoding EcsC family protein, which encodes MAFYDSVTERLGFMKKLTPAELKKLGALRLSDLIQGEIGRARVRVAALEKRYPSATTKELAQRLVDEKKSLASMVGGVSGVFGLVSLPADLTFMAYLQLILLTDVATLYKANLKTDRARGELLDLFGYANGLGPLHRSGPKVLGKLAALLLTKGGMSTLGRAMPLVAAPITAYLNNQHIQMVGEQAVRFYEGFDKAHAKARTAKRKAASGE
- a CDS encoding ABC transporter ATP-binding protein, which gives rise to MIEARNLHKRFGSVTAVHDVTFTAEDGVITGLLGPNGAGKTTTLRMLYTLVRPDGGTATVDGVDVAQKPEVARRALGVLPDARGLYPRLTAREHARYFGELHGLSGAALDARVEELVELLDMKDIADRRTEGFSQGERVKVALARALVHGPRNVLLDEPTNGLDVMATRSVRTLLRKLKAQGCCVVFSSHVMQEVAALCDRIVVVARGRVVADGTADALRASTGKDSLEEAFVSVIGSEQGLRE
- a CDS encoding ABC transporter permease, whose amino-acid sequence is MRGQVGTVLRKEVRDHLRDRRTLGSAILWPLLGPLVFLVMFNVMASWYRQDRPLEMPVVGREHAPSLMAFLERYGAKLSEAPQDYEALVQAGKLDVVLVVPEDYAKSFADGHTAAVRLVVDSSRNKARQSVQRAQRMLGAYSQQTGSQRLFARGVSPELAVPVRVDELDLSTPERTAATVLTTIPLFLVMAAFAGGMQLASDTMAGERERGSLEPLLLNPAPRGAVVTGKWLATCAMAATGVLLCLVGYFLVVKRVPLEDLGVRARFDAPAALGMLAAVLPLVLAASAVQMWVSTYARSFKEAQTYLSLLMVLPTLPGMLLALSPIQTQTWMFAVPVLGQELLAGEVMRGESLGPVPFLLALLSCVAVSAVALHFTTRLLTQERIIFGRS
- a CDS encoding LEA type 2 family protein, whose amino-acid sequence is MKKQKRAFLVLFALSLTTLSGCAALQSLLNGAFKKPTLKFKTARLANASLSDATVDLVYELDNPNSLGLKLASVDYAFFVEGKQLVAGKPREGLNLKSNGKSQIVFPANVKFADIAPVVTTFLNKDAAAFKAQGSLGIQTPLGVLKFPLEKEGTFPVPKIPQVQFQSPRITNITISGATVEFPLAITNRNAFPLPVAGITGALKVAGANVGNLSTGNLGMLDGSGTKQVTLPLTINFASAASAAMALRSGGNAQVSLTGNLTSDAQSVPLNLSQFVNFTK
- a CDS encoding alpha/beta hydrolase, which codes for MTGGILSHPLALAVLAALSLTGCSQAGSGASGTAPSRQMALKPCRLDGVAAQTLCGTLEVFEDRAAAKGRKIPLRVVVVPALASQPKEDPLFFLAGGPGQAASRTRILPALERIRRQRDIVFVDQRGTGDSHPLDCEALNPSRTSLAERFEDREDADVIPQCRKGWDADERLYTTSIAMDDLDDVRAALGYRQVNLWGISYGTRAALVYMRQHPDRVRTAILDGVAPMGQYLPLYAARDGQRALDLLLDACAKDPVCAKAYPDLRARTEALLTKLEAAPAKVRLAHPRTGVMEDFTLTRRVFLSELFSLLYSPDVASLVPLMLDRATRDDWTSFVALSLGLTDEVARTTSRGMFLAVVCAEDAPFFTEEDAEREAKGTWFGPRMALDVKRACAKWPQANVPRSFREPVKSDIPTLLLSGELDPVTPPPWGEQAKATLTHSLHVVVPGLGHNTVGADCARSLMAEVLTRGSVEGLTPDCGAGLKRPPFFTSFAGPVP
- a CDS encoding DUF2804 domain-containing protein, whose translation is MTLEREREALLPFAPASVASTAGEPRFGTYQGELPEVDLPRLLGKWAPGRTTRLLKRKRWHYTFVATQEVAALFAVVDLGYTANAFAVAVDLQEKKPLCDVSFLGVPGPLAEVSDKPGAGLVAAFRTLGGRMSVKRGESDERYQVEVDVSRMRTQSLQSFQWNGELLVAGGPPALTVIAPVEGDGLVNVTQKRSGLLAFGSLEAGGRRFRLDGGVGGMDYTQGYLARHTAWRWAFAAGRLADGTPVGLNLVEGFNEGTSEANENAVWLGDRLYPVGRARFEYDAKELLDPWRLTTADGAVDLRFKPIYVHREERNLRLVVSHFAQPVGFFEGTLRVGGQELKLSNVPGVTEDQDMLW
- the panD gene encoding aspartate 1-decarboxylase — translated: MRRILFKSKIHRATVTQADLDYEGSVTIDKDLLKAADILPFEKVAVWNVTRGTRLETYALEGESGSGVICINGAAAHLNQPGDLVILATFAEVEEAEVAHWKPTVVFVDGKNRAVPGVTEEIPGPARRIA